A stretch of the Candidatus Beckwithbacteria bacterium genome encodes the following:
- a CDS encoding glycosyltransferase family 4 protein, producing the protein MKIVLVHDYLNEYGGAERVLQTLSNMFPQAPIYTAFATKDSSAWQHFNDKKIIESWLAPLLKRGKLYSPLRFLAPVIWESFDFSDFDMVISSASWYITKGIKTKSPTKHICYCHTPPRYLYGLPTSIEWQRYFPIRIYAKLVNGFLKKYDYQAAQRPDSFIVNSANVQDRVKRFYHRDSIIVYPPIKVREIMRVTKNIKKQDFYLIVSRVVGSKGIDLAMQAARQLKFSLKIVGETAGLAWEEDKLSKLKADNIEFLGRVPDAKLWQLYGQAKAFLALAQDEDFGMTLVEAQAAGTPVIAYYGGGYKETVIDGKTGEFFRDYSISSLVKAIKRFDKKHYSKKDLQNNALRFDEEIFKNKITQLTLA; encoded by the coding sequence ATGAAAATTGTCTTGGTTCACGATTATCTTAATGAGTATGGAGGAGCAGAACGAGTGTTACAAACTCTTTCTAATATGTTTCCGCAAGCTCCTATATATACGGCTTTTGCGACTAAAGATTCTTCGGCTTGGCAACATTTTAACGATAAAAAAATCATTGAATCCTGGTTGGCTCCACTTTTGAAAAGAGGCAAGTTGTATAGTCCGCTAAGGTTTTTAGCCCCAGTTATTTGGGAAAGCTTTGATTTTAGCGACTTTGACATGGTGATCTCTTCGGCTTCTTGGTATATCACTAAAGGCATTAAAACCAAGTCCCCAACCAAACATATTTGCTATTGCCATACTCCGCCTCGTTATTTATATGGCTTGCCAACTTCAATTGAATGGCAACGCTATTTTCCGATTAGAATCTATGCCAAGCTAGTTAATGGCTTTTTGAAAAAATATGATTACCAAGCGGCTCAAAGACCAGATAGTTTTATTGTTAACTCTGCTAATGTCCAAGACCGGGTTAAGCGTTTTTATCATCGTGATTCAATTATTGTTTACCCACCTATTAAAGTTCGAGAAATTATGCGGGTTACAAAAAATATCAAAAAACAGGATTTTTACCTAATCGTTTCTCGCGTAGTTGGTTCAAAAGGAATTGATTTAGCTATGCAAGCAGCCAGACAGCTCAAATTTTCTCTAAAGATTGTAGGTGAAACAGCTGGTCTTGCTTGGGAAGAAGACAAACTTAGCAAGCTTAAGGCAGATAATATTGAGTTTTTAGGTCGAGTGCCTGATGCTAAACTATGGCAACTGTACGGTCAAGCCAAAGCCTTTCTAGCCTTAGCCCAAGATGAAGATTTTGGTATGACTTTAGTTGAAGCCCAGGCAGCTGGAACACCTGTTATTGCCTACTATGGAGGTGGTTATAAAGAAACAGTAATTGATGGTAAAACTGGAGAATTTTTTAGAGATTATAGTATTAGTAGTTTGGTTAAAGCGATTAAGAGATTTGACAAAAAACATTATAGTAAAAAAGATTTGCAAAATAACGCTCTTA
- a CDS encoding two pore domain potassium channel family protein: MSTRTKLLLRELFTIYKIQKFLLLGLILVLVSAIIVPFLEYSHDQATITSFGDGLWWALVTVSSTGYGDFVPVTFGGKVVGVILMFSGIALFSTVIALVASFYAHRRTLRNNAKISQELDELMTKVDELKSKVDYLVKDGLSKK, from the coding sequence ATGTCTACGCGTACTAAACTGCTGCTACGAGAACTATTTACCATTTATAAAATCCAAAAATTTCTCCTTCTTGGTTTAATTTTAGTATTAGTTTCAGCTATTATTGTTCCTTTTTTGGAATATTCTCACGATCAAGCTACTATTACTAGCTTTGGAGATGGTTTATGGTGGGCTTTAGTAACCGTCAGTTCTACTGGCTATGGTGATTTTGTGCCAGTGACTTTTGGAGGCAAGGTGGTTGGGGTAATTTTAATGTTTTCTGGAATTGCCCTATTTTCAACTGTAATTGCCTTAGTAGCCTCTTTCTATGCGCACCGCCGGACCTTGCGTAATAATGCTAAAATTTCTCAGGAACTGGATGAGCTTATGACTAAAGTAGATGAGCTCAAATCTAAAGTAGATTATTTAGTTAAGGATGGTCTTAGTAAAAAGTAA
- the hflB gene encoding ATP-dependent zinc metalloprotease FtsH produces MAKHTTKKQTKPVGSKPNSKQSVQKPVEKKIELKFKFNMQNLGKWLLVVFALFFFIVLFVSPVNDEAPLSKVLQDIQNKKVNSLSVEGDVITAIYKDETQVLTRKEPLDTAVAILQDAGIKPTAVELTIKNQSGLKTLGSILELLLPVILTAVIFFFIFRQMRGAQDSVFSFGKNKAKVFMKGKQNIRFKDVGGVDEVKQELEEIVDFLKHPKKYQQLGAKTPKGVLLVGPAGTGKTLLARAVAGEAGVPFLSMAGSEFMEMLVGVGASRVRDLFETAKKASPAIIFIDEIDAIGRQRGTSLTGGHDEREQTLNQILVEMDGFTPRDNVIVLAATNRGDLLDNALLRPGRFDRRVYLDLPDIEGRQNILHIHAQGKPFVKDIKWNMVARRTVGFSGADLENMLNEAAINAARANRKEINYGDIEEAATKVKLGPQKRRLQSDEEKRMTAYHEAGHAVCAFYMKYTDPVHRVSIISRSMTLGQTEVPPERDKYQETRSELLDKAVMLLGGRAAEELEFKEMTGGASSDIEQVTKIARAMVVDYGMSALGPINLSSQSEQINYRRGTVIQSDLSEAMQSQVDTQMKKIVDEAYQRALKTLKGHKSKLDAVAAKLIEKETLEREDFEAIMKKKTV; encoded by the coding sequence ATGGCAAAACATACAACTAAAAAGCAAACTAAACCAGTTGGATCAAAACCCAATTCCAAACAATCAGTTCAAAAGCCAGTTGAGAAAAAAATTGAGCTTAAGTTTAAATTTAATATGCAAAACCTGGGTAAATGGCTGTTAGTAGTTTTTGCCCTCTTTTTCTTCATTGTTTTGTTTGTTTCCCCTGTTAATGACGAAGCTCCTTTGTCTAAAGTTTTACAAGATATTCAAAATAAAAAAGTCAACTCATTATCTGTTGAGGGTGATGTAATTACGGCTATATATAAAGATGAAACCCAAGTTCTGACCCGCAAAGAGCCCTTAGATACAGCGGTAGCAATTTTACAAGATGCTGGCATTAAACCAACTGCCGTTGAGCTAACTATCAAAAACCAATCAGGCTTAAAAACCTTAGGTAGTATTTTAGAACTGTTATTACCAGTTATTTTAACAGCAGTTATCTTCTTTTTTATTTTCCGGCAAATGCGAGGAGCTCAAGATAGTGTGTTTTCTTTTGGTAAAAACAAAGCCAAGGTGTTTATGAAAGGTAAGCAAAACATTCGCTTTAAAGACGTGGGAGGAGTGGATGAGGTTAAGCAAGAGCTAGAAGAAATTGTCGACTTTTTAAAGCATCCTAAAAAATACCAACAATTAGGAGCCAAAACTCCCAAAGGAGTTTTGCTAGTTGGTCCAGCCGGCACCGGGAAAACTTTGCTGGCTCGAGCCGTAGCCGGAGAAGCTGGAGTGCCATTTTTATCCATGGCTGGTTCGGAATTTATGGAAATGCTGGTTGGAGTAGGCGCTTCTCGGGTGCGGGATTTATTTGAAACTGCTAAAAAAGCTTCACCAGCCATTATTTTTATTGATGAAATTGATGCCATTGGTCGGCAACGAGGCACTTCTCTTACTGGTGGTCATGATGAGCGGGAACAAACCCTCAACCAAATTTTAGTAGAAATGGATGGGTTTACTCCTAGAGATAATGTTATTGTTTTGGCAGCTACCAATAGAGGTGACTTACTGGATAATGCACTGCTGCGACCGGGTCGTTTTGACCGTCGGGTTTATCTGGATTTACCAGATATTGAAGGCCGTCAAAACATTTTGCATATTCATGCTCAAGGCAAACCTTTTGTTAAAGATATTAAGTGGAACATGGTAGCTCGCCGGACAGTTGGTTTTTCTGGAGCAGATTTAGAAAACATGCTCAACGAAGCGGCCATCAATGCAGCTAGAGCCAATCGAAAAGAAATTAACTATGGCGATATTGAAGAAGCAGCTACTAAAGTCAAACTTGGTCCACAGAAGAGGCGCCTCCAATCAGATGAAGAAAAACGGATGACAGCTTATCATGAGGCTGGTCATGCAGTTTGTGCTTTCTATATGAAATATACTGATCCAGTTCATCGGGTCTCGATTATTTCCCGGAGTATGACTTTGGGTCAAACTGAAGTACCGCCCGAACGGGATAAATATCAGGAAACCAGATCAGAGCTCCTGGATAAAGCAGTCATGCTCTTAGGAGGACGAGCAGCTGAAGAATTAGAATTTAAAGAAATGACTGGTGGGGCTTCTTCGGACATTGAGCAGGTAACTAAAATAGCCCGAGCGATGGTAGTTGATTATGGTATGTCTGCTTTGGGACCAATTAATTTAAGCTCTCAATCCGAGCAGATCAATTATCGTCGAGGGACAGTTATTCAATCAGATTTATCAGAAGCCATGCAATCCCAGGTTGATACCCAAATGAAAAAGATCGTTGATGAAGCCTATCAACGAGCCCTGAAAACTCTTAAAGGTCACAAAAGTAAACTGGATGCAGTAGCTGCTAAGCTGATTGAAAAAGAAACATTGGAGCGGGAAGACTTTGAAGCTATAATGAAGAAAAAGACTGTCTAA
- the metG gene encoding methionine--tRNA ligase subunit beta: protein MLPGMIKDQISFPDFIKLDLRVGTILEAEIVEGSERLIKLQIDLGSEIGQRQIIAGIAQHYKAEQLVGRQVIVISNLEPKKMMGMESQGMVLAGGDEEIALLTPDKKVSNGTIIR, encoded by the coding sequence ATACTACCTGGCATGATAAAAGACCAAATTTCTTTTCCAGATTTTATTAAATTAGATCTTCGGGTCGGTACAATTTTAGAGGCTGAAATAGTTGAAGGTTCGGAGCGATTGATTAAGTTGCAAATTGATTTAGGTTCAGAGATTGGCCAGCGCCAAATTATTGCTGGTATTGCTCAACACTATAAAGCAGAACAATTAGTTGGTCGGCAGGTTATTGTTATCTCTAATTTAGAACCTAAAAAAATGATGGGTATGGAATCACAAGGAATGGTATTGGCTGGTGGCGATGAAGAAATTGCCCTGCTCACACCTGATAAAAAAGTCTCCAACGGTACTATTATCCGCTAA
- the trpS gene encoding tryptophan--tRNA ligase: MSNKQRVFSGTRATGRLHLGNYLGAVKGYIELSENPDYECLYMVMDLHAITTPYNHTNLVQTAREVVVDYLAAGLDPAKAIITKQSLVPEHTYLTNLFSSVVTIARMQHLPTFKEKVKQHPDAVTMALLNYPILMAADILTYKAGLVPVGVDQEPHLEVTREIARKMNDMYGTDFPEPIRFATKTGYVPSLTGEGKMSKSVEGSYINLTDSLEEISKKLAAAPTDSGKGNQVPRVGGVANLLTFVELFQGKSKREQYEQQYRNEGIRYGDLKKELAQAIYNELQSIQAKRRELEQNPDYVDRVIAEGTQKARAIASQTLDETKAKMGLV; the protein is encoded by the coding sequence ATGAGCAATAAACAACGTGTTTTTTCTGGAACCAGGGCTACTGGCCGATTGCACTTAGGTAATTACTTAGGAGCAGTTAAGGGTTATATAGAACTTTCAGAAAATCCAGATTATGAATGTCTCTATATGGTGATGGATTTGCATGCTATTACCACTCCATATAATCATACAAATCTAGTTCAAACTGCTAGAGAAGTTGTTGTCGATTATTTAGCAGCCGGTTTGGATCCGGCTAAAGCTATTATTACCAAGCAATCACTAGTGCCTGAACACACTTATTTAACTAACCTATTTTCTTCAGTAGTAACTATTGCTCGAATGCAACACTTGCCGACCTTTAAAGAAAAAGTTAAACAGCACCCAGATGCAGTCACTATGGCTTTGCTAAACTATCCAATTTTAATGGCAGCTGACATTTTGACCTATAAAGCTGGTTTGGTTCCAGTAGGAGTTGATCAAGAACCTCATTTAGAAGTAACTCGGGAAATTGCCCGGAAAATGAACGATATGTATGGAACTGACTTTCCTGAACCAATCCGGTTTGCGACTAAAACTGGTTATGTACCGAGTTTAACTGGAGAGGGAAAAATGAGTAAGTCAGTTGAGGGTAGCTACATCAATTTAACAGATAGCCTAGAAGAAATTAGTAAAAAACTGGCAGCTGCTCCAACCGATAGTGGTAAAGGTAATCAAGTTCCCCGAGTTGGTGGTGTAGCTAATTTATTAACCTTTGTGGAACTATTCCAAGGTAAATCAAAACGTGAGCAATATGAACAACAATATAGAAATGAAGGGATCCGTTATGGTGATTTGAAAAAAGAACTAGCTCAAGCTATTTACAATGAGCTTCAATCCATCCAAGCTAAACGCCGAGAGCTGGAACAAAATCCGGACTACGTGGATCGGGTAATTGCTGAAGGGACCCAAAAAGCTCGAGCTATTGCCAGTCAAACCCTAGACGAAACTAAAGCAAAAATGGGGTTAGTATAG
- a CDS encoding aspartate/glutamate racemase family protein, with protein MRQVGSIFGVANNNDYPEIIIDSIPVPDFISNKRNEKKALHILQDRVLRLSQIPVSYLAVACNTAHLLLSDLQNETNKPFVSMIDAVVNEIKLRAYKRIGLLASPTTIQTKLYQDKMNQNQVKVVLPSQTSIKKLGKIIKRIINGEVKESKRELVAIANELTKRKVDAIILGCTELPLVFPKKYVIPSINSLDVLARALIVKYYFE; from the coding sequence TTGAGGCAAGTCGGGAGTATCTTTGGCGTAGCCAATAACAATGACTATCCAGAAATAATTATCGACTCAATTCCTGTTCCAGATTTTATTTCCAATAAAAGAAATGAAAAAAAAGCCTTACATATTTTGCAAGATCGAGTACTAAGATTATCTCAAATACCCGTTTCATATTTAGCTGTTGCTTGCAATACCGCGCATTTGCTATTGTCGGATTTACAAAATGAAACAAACAAACCTTTTGTTTCCATGATTGATGCTGTAGTTAATGAAATTAAGCTTCGTGCTTATAAAAGAATAGGTTTACTGGCATCACCAACAACAATTCAAACAAAGTTGTATCAAGATAAAATGAATCAAAACCAAGTTAAAGTAGTTTTACCCTCCCAAACATCAATTAAAAAACTTGGTAAAATTATTAAAAGGATTATTAATGGGGAAGTAAAAGAATCTAAAAGAGAGTTAGTGGCAATTGCCAATGAATTAACTAAACGAAAAGTTGATGCAATTATTTTAGGGTGTACTGAATTACCCTTAGTATTTCCAAAGAAATATGTAATACCATCAATAAACTCTTTAGATGTATTAGCTAGAGCATTAATTGTTAAATATTATTTTGAATAA
- a CDS encoding tyrosine-type recombinase/integrase — protein MAITLSQTQTNFIDFLQKKGRASATILAYGNDINQFIDFLHKQNINELSTISKDHIESFKNSLLDQGYTTKSVARKLNSIKTYFRFLESQNLISANPSQGVAHPKYVLTPPRILTKMEYRSLRDVCRNDPRMYAIVELFLQTGIRISELARLTLEDVKNSKITIGAYESHIDRTIPLNKSAKAAIDLWLETRPQSDSKALFITKTGRPFQVRNIRTALDRYFKLADIANATVNDLRHTFIAHQLKAGTPLTLVSKLAGHKRLSTTEKYLEFIKEKNNSENMHLEEL, from the coding sequence ATGGCTATTACTTTATCACAAACCCAAACAAATTTTATCGACTTTTTACAAAAAAAAGGTCGGGCTAGTGCTACTATTTTGGCTTATGGTAATGACATCAATCAGTTTATTGATTTTTTACACAAGCAAAATATTAACGAGTTAAGCACTATCAGCAAAGATCATATCGAGAGTTTTAAGAACTCCCTTCTTGATCAGGGCTATACTACCAAATCAGTGGCCCGCAAGCTTAATTCTATCAAAACCTATTTCCGCTTTTTAGAGTCACAAAATCTGATTAGTGCTAATCCTAGCCAGGGAGTAGCTCATCCCAAGTATGTTTTAACTCCACCTCGGATTTTAACTAAAATGGAATATCGTAGTTTAAGAGATGTGTGTCGAAACGATCCTAGAATGTATGCCATTGTTGAGCTTTTCTTACAAACTGGCATTCGGATCAGCGAGTTAGCTCGTCTTACGCTCGAGGATGTTAAAAACAGCAAAATTACTATTGGAGCTTACGAATCTCATATTGACCGCACTATTCCATTAAACAAATCAGCCAAAGCTGCTATTGATCTTTGGTTGGAAACTAGACCTCAATCTGACAGCAAAGCCTTGTTTATCACTAAAACTGGCCGACCTTTTCAGGTTCGAAATATTAGAACTGCCTTGGATCGCTATTTTAAATTAGCTGATATTGCCAACGCTACGGTTAATGATTTGCGCCACACCTTTATTGCCCATCAGTTAAAAGCTGGTACACCACTAACCCTAGTTTCCAAACTAGCTGGCCACAAACGACTTTCCACTACTGAGAAATATTTGGAGTTTATTAAAGAAAAAAACAACTCCGAAAACATGCATTTGGAAGAGCTTTAA
- a CDS encoding serine hydrolase translates to MQDYNRQHYLSRSAFQNPKPPYIKIGLGIMVLGVLLYVLTNSLSSTEILAPQVYEFSQEKPDSKPSASKNSNTQNEGIIYTSADEVVTAIDGLVQGKQGMYGWYVQSLLTGESYGRNDDFSFTAASINKVPILVSYLHGVEQGKFSLSDIYRLNDNDKEEGTGSIQYEDAGKPYTYEELIMAMGKQSDNTATNAIARKVGRSQIQAFIDSRHMSQTNIVDNKTSPKDMGELFSNIYLDFLFQDKNLKNLFIKALSNTDFEDRISKGVPEETLVVHKIGNQIQVWSDCGLVIAQNPYSICILTDGIKETEAQDLLPKISHVIWNYESKRN, encoded by the coding sequence ATGCAAGACTATAATAGGCAACATTACTTATCTAGATCTGCTTTCCAAAACCCCAAACCACCTTATATTAAAATTGGTCTTGGAATTATGGTTTTGGGTGTGTTGCTGTATGTTTTGACAAACAGCCTTAGTTCGACTGAAATTTTAGCTCCTCAGGTTTATGAATTTAGCCAAGAAAAACCCGATTCCAAACCCTCTGCTAGTAAAAACTCTAATACTCAAAATGAAGGAATTATTTATACCTCAGCTGATGAAGTAGTAACAGCTATTGATGGTTTGGTTCAAGGGAAGCAAGGAATGTATGGGTGGTATGTCCAGTCACTATTAACAGGGGAAAGTTATGGGCGCAATGATGATTTTTCTTTTACAGCTGCTTCAATCAACAAAGTCCCTATTTTGGTATCTTACTTACATGGAGTAGAACAAGGCAAGTTTAGTCTAAGTGATATCTATCGTCTCAATGATAATGATAAAGAAGAAGGAACAGGTTCAATCCAATATGAAGATGCTGGTAAGCCTTATACCTATGAAGAACTTATTATGGCAATGGGCAAACAAAGTGACAACACAGCTACAAACGCTATCGCTAGGAAGGTGGGTCGATCCCAAATCCAAGCTTTTATTGATAGTCGCCACATGAGTCAAACCAATATTGTAGACAATAAAACTTCTCCAAAAGATATGGGTGAACTATTTAGCAATATTTATCTCGACTTTTTATTTCAAGATAAAAATTTAAAAAATCTATTTATAAAAGCCTTATCAAACACTGATTTTGAAGATCGAATTTCCAAAGGGGTGCCGGAAGAAACTCTAGTAGTTCATAAGATTGGTAATCAAATTCAGGTGTGGAGTGATTGTGGCTTAGTGATAGCTCAAAATCCTTATTCGATTTGCATTTTAACTGATGGGATTAAAGAAACTGAGGCTCAAGATCTGTTGCCTAAAATTTCTCACGTTATTTGGAATTATGAAAGCAAGCGTAATTAA
- a CDS encoding carbohydrate kinase family protein, whose protein sequence is MLFDVITFGSAFYDTYLLSDEFLLQKQKDGVMLCQRYGKKITIDTYVVTTGGGATNAAVCFERLALQAGIIACVGRDHWGAIVRAKLEEEGVSLVHIQGSAQKMTSSSVALVGSDGGRTILVHRGASNLLSKKQVDWDRLHAKWFYVSSLGGDIAFLEQVIEEASKKQILVACNPGNGELKKKSSFKKLLPKMEVLLLNLQEAQTLLGQTEIKPESVFDLGVGLVVITDGRRGSKVYTSDREIISQKAFKAKAKEETGAGDAFGSAFVAGRIHGLSVKTALQLAALNAASVVRQIGPKEGLLFWPDAQRKLAKLQK, encoded by the coding sequence ATGCTATTTGATGTTATTACTTTTGGTTCAGCTTTTTATGATACCTACTTATTGTCTGATGAGTTTTTGCTTCAAAAGCAAAAAGATGGAGTAATGCTCTGTCAGCGTTATGGTAAAAAAATCACCATTGATACATATGTTGTAACCACGGGAGGTGGAGCTACTAATGCTGCAGTTTGTTTTGAGCGTTTGGCTTTGCAGGCAGGGATCATTGCCTGTGTAGGTAGAGACCACTGGGGAGCAATTGTGCGAGCTAAATTAGAAGAGGAGGGGGTGAGTTTAGTTCACATCCAGGGCTCGGCTCAAAAAATGACTAGCAGCTCAGTAGCTTTGGTCGGGAGCGATGGAGGACGAACTATTTTGGTACACCGAGGAGCTAGTAACCTTCTCTCTAAAAAACAAGTTGATTGGGATCGATTACATGCTAAATGGTTTTATGTCAGTAGTTTGGGGGGTGATATTGCTTTTTTGGAGCAAGTTATAGAAGAAGCGAGCAAAAAACAGATCTTAGTAGCTTGTAATCCTGGAAATGGTGAGCTAAAGAAAAAAAGCAGTTTTAAAAAATTGCTACCCAAAATGGAGGTTTTGCTTCTCAATCTCCAGGAGGCTCAAACTCTGCTTGGTCAAACAGAAATCAAGCCTGAATCGGTTTTTGATTTAGGAGTAGGCTTGGTAGTTATTACTGATGGTCGTCGGGGTTCGAAAGTATATACCAGTGACAGGGAAATTATTTCCCAAAAAGCCTTTAAAGCCAAAGCTAAAGAAGAAACAGGAGCTGGAGATGCCTTTGGCTCAGCTTTTGTAGCGGGGCGAATTCATGGACTTAGTGTTAAAACTGCCCTACAGTTAGCTGCTTTAAATGCAGCTTCGGTTGTTCGCCAAATTGGTCCCAAAGAAGGACTGCTTTTTTGGCCAGATGCCCAGAGAAAGCTAGCTAAACTTCAGAAGTAG
- a CDS encoding transketolase family protein — protein sequence MNVQNKQSTRDGYGQGLLELAKTDVNIVALTADLAESTRVLQIAKTLPNQFVECGVAEQNMMGVAAGLALAGKTPFVNSFAVFNPGRNWDQLRVSVCYSNLGVKIAGHHSGLSNGGDGATHQGLEDIAITACLPNLTIISPCDFNEAKNCVAAAANYPGPVYIRLSKSEIVAITDPNQEFVIGRGECLQLGDKLTVITTGRLVSDCLELARQHSEVGIELLKLSTIRPLDEELILSSAAKTKKVLVVEDHQITGGLGSLICQLLSQKLPVPTTCHGIYNRFTESGSEPDLLAKYQLDQTGIWQKISQIL from the coding sequence ATGAACGTTCAAAATAAGCAATCAACTCGAGATGGTTATGGTCAAGGCTTGTTGGAGCTAGCTAAAACAGATGTCAATATCGTGGCCTTAACAGCTGATTTGGCTGAAAGTACCCGGGTTTTACAAATTGCTAAAACCTTACCAAATCAATTTGTAGAATGTGGGGTGGCTGAGCAAAATATGATGGGGGTAGCTGCTGGGCTGGCTTTGGCTGGCAAAACTCCTTTTGTTAACTCTTTTGCGGTTTTTAATCCAGGTCGCAATTGGGACCAGTTGCGGGTTTCAGTTTGCTACAGCAATCTGGGTGTTAAAATCGCTGGTCATCATAGTGGTTTATCAAATGGGGGTGATGGAGCTACTCATCAGGGTTTGGAAGATATTGCTATCACTGCTTGCTTGCCCAATCTGACTATCATATCGCCTTGTGATTTTAATGAAGCGAAAAATTGCGTGGCAGCTGCAGCTAACTATCCTGGTCCGGTCTACATCCGCCTGAGTAAGTCTGAAATAGTAGCCATTACTGATCCCAATCAAGAATTTGTAATTGGTAGAGGGGAATGTTTGCAACTAGGAGATAAGCTAACAGTTATTACTACTGGCAGGCTAGTGAGTGATTGTTTAGAGTTAGCTCGGCAACACTCCGAAGTTGGAATTGAACTATTAAAACTTTCAACTATTAGACCACTTGATGAAGAACTAATTTTAAGTTCAGCTGCTAAAACCAAAAAAGTTTTAGTAGTTGAAGATCATCAGATAACCGGGGGGTTGGGATCTTTGATTTGCCAGCTCCTCTCGCAAAAATTGCCTGTACCAACCACCTGTCATGGTATTTATAATAGATTTACAGAGTCAGGCTCAGAACCTGATTTGTTAGCCAAATACCAACTTGACCAGACTGGGATTTGGCAAAAAATTAGCCAAATTTTGTAA
- a CDS encoding transketolase, with protein MKPAQLALAANLIRQDIITMLAKAGSGHPAGSLGIADILVYLYSDFLYYNPLNSSWPERDRLVLSAGHLCPALYATLADFGYFDKGELSTLRQINSRLQGHPHVGDLPGIENSSGPLGQGVSVAVGLALAAKKDRKPWRVVCISSDGEQQEGQVWEAYLLAAKYKLDNLIFIIDRNDIQIGGSISQVLPLEPLLKKYRAFGLEAVTVNGHNFTQIDKKIKELVSKKGRPKLLLAKTVPGKGVSFMEHDFAWHGKTPNQEEAKKALQELRALEKKLKKNV; from the coding sequence ATGAAACCTGCTCAATTGGCCCTTGCTGCCAATTTGATTCGCCAAGATATTATCACCATGCTTGCCAAGGCTGGTTCTGGCCATCCTGCTGGTTCTTTAGGCATTGCTGATATTTTGGTTTACTTATATAGTGATTTTTTGTATTACAACCCACTTAATTCTTCTTGGCCAGAACGGGATCGCCTAGTCTTATCGGCTGGTCATTTGTGTCCAGCGCTTTATGCTACTCTGGCCGATTTTGGTTATTTTGATAAAGGAGAGTTGTCTACGCTTCGACAAATAAATTCAAGATTGCAGGGTCATCCTCATGTAGGCGATTTGCCAGGGATTGAAAATAGCTCTGGCCCTTTGGGGCAAGGAGTTTCGGTGGCAGTGGGTTTGGCACTGGCTGCCAAGAAGGATCGCAAACCTTGGCGAGTAGTGTGTATAAGTAGTGATGGTGAACAACAAGAGGGTCAGGTGTGGGAAGCGTATTTATTGGCCGCTAAATACAAACTAGATAATCTAATTTTTATTATTGATCGCAACGACATTCAAATTGGGGGCTCAATTTCTCAAGTTTTGCCTCTTGAGCCATTGCTCAAAAAATATCGAGCATTTGGATTGGAAGCAGTTACTGTTAATGGTCATAATTTTACACAGATTGATAAAAAAATAAAAGAACTAGTTTCCAAAAAGGGCAGACCCAAGCTTTTGCTTGCCAAAACTGTGCCTGGTAAAGGAGTAAGTTTTATGGAGCATGATTTTGCCTGGCATGGTAAAACTCCCAATCAAGAAGAAGCCAAAAAAGCATTGCAAGAATTGCGAGCCCTGGAGAAAAAATTGAAGAAAAATGTATGA